The Corylus avellana chromosome ca8, CavTom2PMs-1.0 genome has a segment encoding these proteins:
- the LOC132190592 gene encoding plant cysteine oxidase 1-like — MEMVCTMERSKIQVIYDACNAVFSQKELPTFQQIQWLRNLLDKTKAIDLGIDEFGFCESPPSSPTSVEGLIRGQGVCNITYIHIHECDNFSIGVFCFPAGAIFPLHDHPRMTVLSKLLYGSVYVKAYDWVKVVNSGCQTYGLAGSVVDGILKAPCEASVLFPGSGGNIHSFAALTPCAILDVLSPPYSEELGRPSTYFSDFPIPSLPGYAILEEKDLPDDLVVIGAPYLGPRIVTQDNLS, encoded by the exons ATGGAAATGGTCTGCACAATGGAGAGGAGCAAAATCCAAGTGATATATGATGCCTGTAACGCTGTATTTTCTCAGAAAGAGCTTCCAACTTTCCAACAAATTCAATGGCTGAGAAATCTCCTAG ACAAAACAAAAGCCATAGATCTTGGGATTGATGAATTTGGGTTCTGTGAATCTCCGCCATCAAGCCCAACAAGTGTCGAGGGATTGATTCGTGGGCAAGGCGTCTGTAACATCACTTACATTCATATTCATGAATGCGACAATTTCTCA ATAGGCGTGTTTTGCTTCCCAGCAGGCGCGATCTTTCCTCTTCATGATCACCCTCGGATGACGGTCTTGAGCAAACTCCTCTACGGTTCTGTTTATGTCAAAGCTTACGATTGGGTGAAAGTTGTGAATTCTGGCTGCCAAACAT ATGGATTGGCGGGCAGTGTGGTAGATGGGATTTTGAAGGCGCCATGTGAAGCTTCTGTGCTCTTTCCAGGAAGTGGTGGCAACATTCATTCTTTCGCTGCGTTGACTCCTTGTGCTATCTTGGATGTGTTGTCTCCACCCTACTCTGAAGAACTTGGAAGGCCTTCCACTTATTTCTCAGACTTCCCTATCCCTTCTCTTCCTG GCTATGCTATTCTCGAGGAAAAGGATCTCCCAGATGATCTCGTTGTTATTGGAGCACCTTACCTTGGGCCTCGAATTGTCACCCAAGATAACCTTTCTTGA
- the LOC132189745 gene encoding serine/threonine-protein kinase SAPK2 isoform X1 — MERYEILKAIGSGNFGVAKLVKDKLTRELFAVKFIERGQKIDEHVQREIMNHRSLKHPNIVRFKEVLLTPTHLAIVMEYAAGGELFERICNAGRFSEDEARFFFQQLISGVSYCHSMQICHRDLKLENTLLDGSTAPRVKICDFGYSKSSVLHSQPKSTVGTPAYIAPEVLSKKEYDGKIADVWSCGVTLFVMLVGAYPFEDPDDPRNFRKTIGRILSVHYAVPDYVRISMECRHLLSRIFVANPEKRITIPEIKNHPWFLKNLPVELMEGGSWQSNDVNNPSQNIEEVLSIIQEARKTLEVPKGGGLILGGSMDLDDLDDADLEDIETSGDFVCPL; from the exons ATGGAGCGGTATGAGATTTTGAAGGCTATAGGGTCTGGGAATTTTGGGGTAGCCAAGCTGGTTAAGGATAAGTTGACCAGAGAACTCTTTGCTGTTAAGTTTATTGAGAGAGGCCAGAAG ATTGATGAACACGTGCAAAGGGAAATCATGAACCATAGATCATTGAAGCATCCCAATATTGTTAGATTCAAAGAG GTCCTGCTAACACCAACGCATTTAGCAATAGTAATGGAATATGCTGCTGGAGGTGAACTCTTTGAGAGGATATGCAATGCTGGTAGATTTAGTGAGGATGAG GCAAGGTTTTTCTTTCAGCAACTGATATCAGGGGTCAGTTACTGTCATTCTATG CAAATCTGTCATAGAGATCTTAAACTTGAAAATACGCTCTTAGATGGCAGCACAGCACCCCGggttaaaatatgtgattttggGTATTCAAAG TCATCTGTGTTGCATTCACAACCAAAGTCTACTGTAGGGACACCAGCGTACATTGCACCTGAGGTCCTGTCTAAGAAAGAATATGATGGAAAG ATTGCAGATGTTTGGTCCTGTGGTGTCACCTTATTTGTGATGCTAGTTGGGGCTTATCCCTTTGAAGATCCTGATGATCCAAGAAACTTCAGAAAAACAATTGGG CGGATACTTAGTGTCCACTACGCAGTTCCTGATTACGTCCGAATTTCCATGGAATGTAGACATCTTCTATCTCGGATATTTGTGGCTAACCCTGAAAAG AGAATAACGATCCCAGAAATTAAAAATCACCCATGGTTCTTAAAGAACTTGCCTGTAGAACTGATGGAAGGAGGAAGCTGGCAGAGCAATGATGTAAATAACCCATCCCAGAACATTGAGGAAGTATTATCGATTATCCAAGAGGCAAGGAAAACTCTTGAGGTCCCCAAAGGTGGTGGGCTTATCCTTGGAGGCAGCATGGATCTTGATGACTTGGATGATGCAGATCTTGAAGATATAGAAACGAGTGGTGATTTTGTGTGCCCACTATGA
- the LOC132189745 gene encoding serine/threonine-protein kinase SAPK2 isoform X2: MLLEVNSLRGYAMLVDLVRMRYSMKKIGKVFLSATDIRGQLLSFYEIHVLQQICHRDLKLENTLLDGSTAPRVKICDFGYSKSSVLHSQPKSTVGTPAYIAPEVLSKKEYDGKIADVWSCGVTLFVMLVGAYPFEDPDDPRNFRKTIGRILSVHYAVPDYVRISMECRHLLSRIFVANPEKRITIPEIKNHPWFLKNLPVELMEGGSWQSNDVNNPSQNIEEVLSIIQEARKTLEVPKGGGLILGGSMDLDDLDDADLEDIETSGDFVCPL; the protein is encoded by the exons ATGCTGCTGGAGGTGAACTCTTTGAGAGGATATGCAATGCTGGTAGATTTAGTGAGGATGAGGtattctatgaaaaaaatag GCAAGGTTTTTCTTTCAGCAACTGATATCAGGGGTCAGTTACTGTCATTCTATG AAATTCATGTGTTGCAGCAAATCTGTCATAGAGATCTTAAACTTGAAAATACGCTCTTAGATGGCAGCACAGCACCCCGggttaaaatatgtgattttggGTATTCAAAG TCATCTGTGTTGCATTCACAACCAAAGTCTACTGTAGGGACACCAGCGTACATTGCACCTGAGGTCCTGTCTAAGAAAGAATATGATGGAAAG ATTGCAGATGTTTGGTCCTGTGGTGTCACCTTATTTGTGATGCTAGTTGGGGCTTATCCCTTTGAAGATCCTGATGATCCAAGAAACTTCAGAAAAACAATTGGG CGGATACTTAGTGTCCACTACGCAGTTCCTGATTACGTCCGAATTTCCATGGAATGTAGACATCTTCTATCTCGGATATTTGTGGCTAACCCTGAAAAG AGAATAACGATCCCAGAAATTAAAAATCACCCATGGTTCTTAAAGAACTTGCCTGTAGAACTGATGGAAGGAGGAAGCTGGCAGAGCAATGATGTAAATAACCCATCCCAGAACATTGAGGAAGTATTATCGATTATCCAAGAGGCAAGGAAAACTCTTGAGGTCCCCAAAGGTGGTGGGCTTATCCTTGGAGGCAGCATGGATCTTGATGACTTGGATGATGCAGATCTTGAAGATATAGAAACGAGTGGTGATTTTGTGTGCCCACTATGA
- the LOC132189366 gene encoding 14-3-3-like protein yields MAVTPSAREENVYMAKLAEQAERYEEMVEFMEKVTAAVESEELSVEERNLLSVAYKNVIGARRASWRIISSIEQKEESRGNEDHVATIRDYRSKIESELSNICDGILKLLDTRLIPSASSGDSKVFYLKMKGDYHRYLAEFKTGADRKEAAESTLTAYKAAQDIANTELAPTHPIRLGLALNFSVFHYEILNSPDRACNLAKQAFDEAIAELDTLGEESYKDSTLIMQLLRDNLTLWSSDMQDDGADEIKEAPKRDDEQH; encoded by the exons ATGGCGGTGACACCCTCAGCTCGCGAGGAGAACGTCTACATGGCGAAGCTGGCCGAGCAGGCCGAGCGCTACGAGGAGATGGTGGAGTTCATGGAGAAGGTTACAGCCGCGGTGGAGAGCGAGGAGCTGAGCGTGGAGGAGCGGAACCTGCTCTCGGTGGCCTATAAGAACGTGATCGGAGCGCGTAGAGCCTCCTGGCGCATCATCTCCTCAATCGAGCAGAAGGAGGAGAGCCGCGGCAACGAGGACCACGTGGCCACGATCCGCGACTACCGGTCCAAGATCGAGTCGGAGCTCTCCAACATCTGCGACGGTATCCTCAAGCTCCTCGACACGCGCCTCATCCCCTCCGCCTCCTCCGGCGACTCCAAGGTCTTCTACCTCAAGATGAAGGGCGATTACCACAGGTACCTCGCCGAGTTCAAGACCGGAGCCGACCGCAAGGAGGCCGCCGAGAGCACCCTCACTGCCTACAAAGCCGCTCAG GATATCGCAAACACTGAGCTGGCTCCTACCCATCCTATCCGGCTTGGACTTGCTCTGAACTTCTCTGTGTTTCACTATGAGATTCTGAATTCCCCTGATCGTGCTTGCAATCTTGCTAAACAG GCATTTGATGAAGCAATTGCTGAGTTGGATACCCTGGGCGAGGAGTCATACAAGGATAGCACTTTGATCATGCAACTTCTCCGTGATAACCTTACTCTTTGGAGCTCCGACATGCAG GATGATGGTGCGGATGAGATCAAAGAAGCACCCAAGCGTGATGACGAACAGCACTAA